Proteins found in one Brachypodium distachyon strain Bd21 chromosome 5, Brachypodium_distachyon_v3.0, whole genome shotgun sequence genomic segment:
- the MSH1 gene encoding DNA mismatch repair protein MSH1, mitochondrial isoform X4 has translation MPVVGISRSAKGYCLISVLETMKTYSAEEGLTEEAVVTKLRICRYHHLYLHSSLRNNSSGTSRWGEFGEGGLLWGECSGKCFEWFDGSPIEELLCKVREIYGLDEKTNFRNVTVSLEGRPQPLYLGTATQIGVIQTEGIPSLLKMLLPPNYGGLPSMYIRDLLLNPPSFDVASAIQEACRLMGSITCSIPEFTCIPSAKLVKLLESKEVNHIEFCRIKNVLDDIILMNGNTELSAIMDKLLEPASVVTGLKVDADILIRECSLISQRIGEVISLGGESDQAITSSEYIPKEFFNDMESSWKGRVKRVHAEEEFTNVDVAAEALSTAVTEDFLPIIVRVKSVISSHGGSKGEISYAKEHEAVWFKGKRFTPNVWANTPGEQQIKQLKPAIDSKGRKVGEEWFTTIKVENALARYHEACDSAKGKVLELLRGLSSELQDKINILVFCSTLLIIAKALFGHVSEGLRRGWVLPAISPLSKDYSTEEGSSEMDLLRLFPYWLDSNQGNAILNDVNMHSLFILTGPNGGGKSSMLRSVCAAALLGICGLMVPAASAVIPHFDSIMLHMKAYDSPADGKSSFQIEMSEIRSLVSRATGRSLVLIDEICRGTETAKGTCIAGSIIERLDDVGCLGIISTHLHGIFDLPLSLGNTDFKAMGTEVVNGCIQPTWRLMDGICRESLAFQTARKEGMPDLIIKRAEELYSTMGRSKTSSTVHHGPSVAKSKASGLVDMPDGLGNGLELPSGAFALLRKDVEIIVTAICKDKLLDLYNKRSISELVEVVCVTVGAREQPPPSTVGRSSIYIVIRRDNKLYVGQTDDLVGRLAVHRSKEGMQGATILYIVVPGKSVACQLETLLINQLPSKGFKLTNKADGKHRNFGMSVISGEAIAAH, from the exons ATGCCTGTAGTTG GGATTTCACGCTCTGCAAAAGGCTATTGCTTGATTTCTGTGCTAGAGACGATGAAAACTTATTCAGCTGAGGAGGGCCTAACAGAAGAAGCTGTAGTGACTAAGCTGCGCATATGCCGTTATCATCATCTATACCTTCACAGTTCTTTGAGGAATAATTCTTCAG GGACATCACGCTGGGGGGAATTCGGAGAGGGAGGACTCTTGTGGGGAGAGTGCAGTGGAAAGTGTTTTGAATGGTTTGATGGTTCTCCTATTGAGGAACTTTTATGCAAG GTAAGGGAGATATATGGGCTGGATGAGAAAACTAATTTCCGCAATGTCACTGTCTCATTGGAAGGGAGGCCTCAACCTTTATATCTTGGAACTGCTACTCAAATTG GAGTGATACAAACGGAGGGAATTCCCAGTTTACTaaaaatgctactccctccaaacTATGGCGGGCTTCCATCAAT GTATATCAGAGATCTTCTTCTTAATCCTCCATCTTTTGATGTCGCGTCTGCAATTCAGG AGGCTTGCAGGCTTATGGGCAGCATAACTTGTTCGATTCCTGAATTTACTTGCATACCATCAGCGAAG CTTGTGAAATTACTCGAGTCAAAAGAGGTTAATCACATTGAATTTTGTAGAATAAAGAATGTCCTTGATGACATTATATTAATGAATGGAAACACTGAGCTTTCTGCTATCATGGACAAATTGCTCGAACCTGCTTCGGTGGTTACTGGTTTGAAAGTTGATGCTGATATACTA ATTAGAGAATGTAGCCTTATCTCACAACGTATAGGTGAAGTCATCTCTTTAGGTGGGGAAAGCGATCAGGCAATAACTTCATCGGAATATATTCCCAAGGAGTTCTTTAATGATATGGAGTCATCTTGGAAGGGGCGTGTGAAAAGGGTTCATGCTGAAGAAGAGTTCACAAATGTCGATGTAGCTGCTGAAGCATTATCAACCGCG GTAACTGAAGATTTTCTGCCAATTATTGTAAGAGTTAAATCTGTGATATCTTCACATGGAGGTTCTAAAGGGGAAATCTCTTATGCAAAAGAACACGAAGCTGTTTGGTTTAAAGGGAAGCGATTCACACCAAATGTCTGGGCGAACACACCTGGTGAACAACAGATAAAACAACTAAAGCCTGCGATTGATTCAAAAGGTAGAAAAGTTGGGGAGGAATGGTTTACAACAATCAAAGTTGAGAATGCTTTAGCCAG GTATCATGAAGCTTGTGATAGTGCAAAAGGCAAAGTTCTTGAGCTGTTGAGAGGTCTTTCAAGTGAATTGCAGGACAAGATTAATATACTTGTCTTCTGCTCGACGCTGCTCATCATAGCAAAAGCACTTTTTGGTCATGTTAG CGAGGGTCTTAGAAGGGGTTGGGTGCTTCCTGCCATATCTCCCCTATCTAAG GACTATAGTACTGAAGAAGGCTCAAGTGAAATGGATTTATTGAGACTCTTTCCTTACTGGCTTGACAGTAATCAAGGGAATGCAATACTGAATGATGTCAATATGCACTCTTTGTTTATTCTGACTGGCCCAAATGGTGGAGGTAAATCCAGTATGTTGCGATCAGTCTGTGCAGCTGCATTGCTTGGAATATGTGGTCTGATGGTGCCAGCTGCTTCAGCTGTCATCCCACACTTTGATTCCATCATGCTGCATATGAAGGCCTATGATAGCCCAGCTGATGGGAAAAGTTCGTTTCAG attGAAATGTCAGAGATCCGATCTTTAGTCAGCCGTGCTACTGGTAGGAGTCTTGTTCTCATTGATGAAATATGTAGGGGCACAGAAACTGCAAAAGGAACTTGTATAGCTGGTAGCATCATCGAAAGGCTCGACGATGTTGGCTGCCTAGGCATCATATCAACCCATTTGCATGGCATTTTTGACTTGCCTCTGTCACTCGGCAATACTGATTTCAAAGCTATGGGAACAGAAGTTGTCAATGGGTGCATTCAGCCAACATGGAGATTAATGGATGGTATCTGTAGAGAAAGCCTTGCTTTTCAAACAGCAAGGAAGGAAGGTATGCCTGACTTGATAATTAAAAGAGCAGAGGAGCTATACAGTACTATGGGCAGAAGCAAGACGTCATCAACAGTCCACCATGGTCCATCCGTTGCTAAGTCTAAAGCAAGTGGATTGGTTGATATGCCTGATGGTCTGGGAAATGGATTAGAACTTCCATCTGGTGCTTTTGCACTGCTGCGAAAGGATGTCGAAATAATTGTGACCGCAATATGCAAGGATAAATTGTTGGATCTCTACAACAAAAGAAGCATCTCAGAGCTGGTTGAGGTGGTTTGTGTTACTGTAGGTGCTAGGGAGCAACCGCCACCTTCAACTGTTGGCAGGTCCAGCATCTACATAGTTATCAGGCGTGACAACAAGCTCTATGTTGGACAG ACGGATGATCTTGTTGGCCGTCTTGCTGTTCATAGATCCAAGGAAGGTATGCAGGGTGCCACAATATTATATATCGTGGTTCCTGGCAAGAGCGTTGCGTGCCAGCTGGAGACACTTCTCATAAACCAGCTTCCCTCGAAAGGTTTTAAGCTCACGAACAAGGCAGATGGCAAGCATCGGAACTTCGGCATGTCTGTTATCTCTGGAGAAGCCATTGCTGCACACTGA